The Chryseolinea soli genome contains a region encoding:
- a CDS encoding outer membrane beta-barrel protein yields MKFLKLRLLLSLALIGLAFSAMSQDSTRTFTLSGSIDVYAHTALGMKNTAFGTAAPTTSFGNLKGFSLGMANLIASYQGQKVGFVADLVFGPRGSDAVFNSGGYRNVAAAGSGQIVNQLYTYIKLSDVVTVNLGQFNTFVGYEVISPTLNANYSTSYMFSNGPFNHTGLRVDFATESGLVAKLAVMNPTDILEFNKVNTYTLGGQIGKTTDAGGIWFNVLYGDQDGKLKKADFGGEPAASYGDLFQVDLTTGWTLSDAFFLGANATYQTIAKGQEYNAAGDVIDGTRKSTSFYGVALYPKVTVSDNFALALRAEYFGVKGGTVGNFPGFRAHPLASPIGLDGDNKGNVIEFTLSGNAKVGPLTLIPELRFDKTSEDSFVNSDGEAKDSMVSATFAAVYKF; encoded by the coding sequence ATGAAATTTCTAAAACTGAGACTTTTACTTTCTTTGGCTTTAATAGGATTGGCCTTCTCTGCGATGAGCCAGGATTCGACGCGAACCTTCACCTTATCGGGTTCCATCGACGTCTATGCACACACCGCACTCGGCATGAAGAACACCGCGTTTGGAACCGCCGCACCGACCACTTCTTTCGGTAACCTGAAAGGATTTTCACTCGGCATGGCGAACCTGATCGCATCCTATCAAGGTCAGAAAGTAGGATTCGTTGCAGATCTCGTATTCGGTCCTCGTGGTTCGGATGCCGTATTCAACTCGGGTGGATATCGCAACGTTGCCGCCGCCGGTAGCGGTCAGATCGTGAACCAATTGTATACTTATATTAAACTGTCGGATGTCGTAACGGTGAACCTTGGTCAGTTCAACACCTTCGTGGGATATGAAGTGATCTCTCCCACACTGAACGCCAACTACTCCACTTCATACATGTTCTCTAACGGTCCCTTCAATCACACCGGCTTGCGCGTAGACTTTGCGACCGAAAGCGGATTGGTAGCGAAACTGGCCGTGATGAACCCGACGGATATTTTGGAATTCAACAAAGTGAACACGTACACCCTGGGCGGTCAGATCGGTAAGACCACCGATGCAGGCGGTATCTGGTTCAACGTGTTGTATGGTGACCAGGACGGCAAGCTCAAGAAGGCCGACTTCGGCGGAGAGCCCGCTGCTTCCTACGGCGATCTGTTCCAAGTCGACCTCACGACAGGATGGACGTTGAGCGACGCTTTCTTCCTGGGTGCCAATGCTACTTACCAAACCATTGCCAAAGGTCAGGAGTATAACGCCGCCGGCGATGTCATCGATGGCACGCGCAAATCCACCTCCTTCTACGGTGTGGCCTTGTATCCGAAAGTTACCGTATCAGACAATTTTGCGCTGGCCTTGCGTGCTGAGTACTTCGGCGTGAAAGGTGGCACGGTGGGTAACTTCCCCGGCTTCCGCGCCCACCCGCTCGCTTCTCCTATCGGATTGGATGGCGACAACAAGGGCAACGTGATCGAGTTCACACTTTCCGGAAACGCGAAGGTTGGACCACTTACGCTGATCCCTGAACTCCGCTTTGACAAAACTTCCGAAGACAGCTTCGTCAACAGCGACGGCGAGGCGAAAGACTCTATGGTCTCCGCCACCTTCGCAGCAGTTTATAAATTCTAA
- a CDS encoding glutamine synthetase beta-grasp domain-containing protein: protein MSKTKLEYIWLDGYKPTQSLRSKTKIVRNFDGTLDGCPGWSFDGSSTEQADGHTSDCLLQPVALFPDPARKNAFLVMCEVLSPDGTPHASNGRATIDDDDNDFWFGFEQEYFLWNPETDKPLGFPASGYPAPQGPYYCSVGAKNAFGREIVEEHLDLCLDAGINVEGINSEVATGQWEFQIFAKGAKAAGDQVWVARYLLERTAEKYGVAINWHCKPLGATDWNGSGMHANFSNELLRTAGSKDVYDTVCQAFAPYVKEHIAVYGADNHLRLTGKHETQSIDRFSYGVSDRGASIRIPIATVENSWKGWLEDRRPNSAADPYKVAARIIKTVKTVPEYATVNGH from the coding sequence ATGTCAAAAACAAAACTTGAATACATCTGGCTCGATGGATACAAGCCTACTCAGAGCCTGCGTAGCAAAACCAAGATCGTGAGAAATTTCGATGGCACCCTCGACGGTTGCCCAGGATGGTCCTTCGACGGCAGCTCTACGGAGCAAGCCGACGGACACACGTCCGACTGCCTTCTTCAACCGGTAGCCTTGTTTCCCGATCCTGCTCGTAAGAATGCCTTCCTCGTGATGTGTGAAGTGCTGAGCCCCGATGGCACACCACACGCCTCGAACGGACGCGCTACCATCGACGACGATGACAATGATTTCTGGTTTGGCTTCGAGCAGGAATATTTCCTGTGGAATCCCGAGACCGACAAGCCGCTCGGCTTCCCCGCCAGTGGCTACCCCGCTCCTCAAGGACCCTACTATTGCTCGGTGGGCGCCAAGAATGCTTTCGGCCGCGAGATCGTGGAAGAGCATCTTGACCTTTGCCTCGATGCGGGCATCAACGTGGAGGGTATCAACTCGGAAGTGGCCACCGGCCAGTGGGAGTTCCAGATCTTTGCCAAGGGCGCGAAAGCCGCCGGCGACCAGGTTTGGGTAGCCCGCTATTTGCTGGAAAGAACGGCTGAGAAATATGGCGTGGCCATCAACTGGCACTGCAAGCCGCTGGGCGCCACCGACTGGAACGGCTCGGGCATGCACGCCAACTTCTCCAACGAGCTGCTGAGAACCGCCGGCTCCAAGGATGTATACGACACGGTATGCCAGGCTTTTGCTCCTTACGTGAAGGAACACATCGCCGTGTACGGTGCCGATAACCACCTGCGCCTCACCGGAAAGCACGAGACACAGTCGATCGACCGGTTCTCGTACGGAGTTTCCGATCGCGGAGCGTCCATCCGAATCCCGATCGCCACGGTGGAGAACAGCTGGAAAGGTTGGTTGGAAGACCGCCGTCCCAACTCCGCGGCCGATCCCTACAAGGTGGCTGCACGCATCATCAAGACAGTCAAAACGGTTCCCGAATACGCCACGGTGAACGGACACTAA
- a CDS encoding SET domain-containing protein has translation MIHPHTELRFISDKIGYGVVATKFIPKGTITWALDKLDRIFTPAQVRAMDPLYQQVLDTYTYRNPEGNHILCWDNARFVNHSSNSNCITTAYEFEIAIRDIYPGEQLTDDYGYLNLEEPFEVVPEEGTDRVIIYPDDLVRYYHVWDEKLLEAFARLQDVEQPLLHILDLNTVAKAKRVSAGEEQMDSILNCYCPQHGRINGEAQQIKVRSPKIAYPF, from the coding sequence ATGATCCATCCTCATACCGAACTCAGGTTCATCAGCGACAAAATAGGTTACGGAGTTGTCGCCACCAAGTTCATCCCGAAAGGCACCATCACCTGGGCGCTTGACAAACTCGACAGAATTTTCACACCGGCGCAAGTCCGGGCCATGGACCCGCTCTACCAGCAAGTCCTGGACACATACACCTACCGAAACCCGGAAGGCAACCACATTCTCTGCTGGGACAACGCCCGGTTTGTGAACCACAGCTCCAACTCCAACTGCATCACCACCGCCTATGAGTTCGAGATCGCCATCCGCGACATCTACCCCGGCGAGCAACTCACCGACGACTATGGCTACTTGAACTTGGAGGAGCCCTTTGAAGTGGTGCCTGAGGAAGGCACGGACCGCGTCATCATCTACCCCGACGACCTGGTGCGCTACTATCACGTTTGGGATGAAAAGTTGCTGGAAGCCTTTGCCCGCCTCCAAGATGTAGAACAACCCTTGCTCCACATCCTGGACCTCAACACGGTGGCCAAGGCCAAGCGCGTGTCGGCCGGCGAAGAGCAGATGGACTCTATTCTGAATTGCTATTGCCCGCAACATGGCCGCATCAACGGTGAAGCCCAGCAGATCAAGGTGCGCTCCCCGAAGATCGCCTACCCGTTCTGA